In the Larimichthys crocea isolate SSNF chromosome XXI, L_crocea_2.0, whole genome shotgun sequence genome, one interval contains:
- the endouc gene encoding uridylate-specific endoribonuclease C encodes MRSQRTSVGSEVLLETGNIPGSTPLLSELKEWELVTSIMAARFCGVLVLLTVFLSGLDASRPAVNQELSNIFNELWRLDVNRMTPGIDYNISVQGRAGYVNQGIHVVRDYASQPLFSNVNENKLKNATTISRFIRLLDNYERSTGVAEQVTTEELAEMNLFLDAVLQTEVMKRAHKYLVSKGKSSSNLIHFKNQLRLIWFHLYHRLRNAGLDSSGFEHVFVGETKSGAEIVGFHNWIQFYLQEKNRHLDYKGYKARDLDLPDQDDHVLNLQFSWHGLVKPVGSAFIGTSPEFEMALFTIVFLMNTERSTTVLVNIDQCQMELVVIRHGRSLGTAYPKLLSSNSRHVRQHSH; translated from the exons ATGCGCAGTCAAAGGACATCTGTGGGATCTGAAGTTCTGTTGGAGACTGGAAACATACCAGGGAGTACTCCACTGTTGTCCGAGCTGAAAGAGTGGGAGCTTGTAACAAGTATCATGGCTGCAAg GTTCTGTGGAGTCCTCGTCCTTCTCACCGTGTTTCTCAGTGGACTGGATGCATCAAG ACCAGCTGTAAACCAGGAACTGTCCAATATCTTCAATGAGCTGTGGAGGCTGGATGTGAATCGCATGACTCCTGGGATAGACTACAACATTTCTGTTCAG GGCAGGGCCGGTTATGTAAACCAGGGCATCCATGTTGTTCGGGATTACGCCTCACAGCCTCTGTTCTCCAACGTTAATGAGAACAAACTGAAGAATGCGACCACCATATCCC ggttCATCAGACTCCTGGACAACTATGAGCGGTCCACGGGCGTCGCAGAACAAGTCACAACAGAGGAGCTGGCTGAGATGAATCTCTTCCTGGATGCTGTCTTACAGACTGAAGTCATGAAG CGGGCTCATAAGTACCTGGTGAGCAAAGGGAAGTCCAGCTCCAACCTGATTCACTTTAAGAATCAGCTCCGCTTGATCTGGTTCCACCTCTACCACAGACTGAGGAACGCAGG CCTGGACTCGAGTGGATTCGAGCATGTCTTTGTTGGAGAAACTAAATCTGGAGCAGAAATTGTCGGTTTTCACAACTGGATCCAGTTTTatctgcaagaaaaaaacaggcacTTGGACTACAAAGGATACAAGGCCAGGGACCTTGACTTA CCTGATCAAGACGACCACGTCCTGAACCTCCAGTTCAGCTGGCACGGTTTGGTGAAGCCTGTTGGCAGCGCGTTCATCGGGACCAGCCCTGAATTTGAGATGGCTCTCTTCACCATCGTCTTCCTCATGAACACAGAGAGGAGCACCACAGTGCTGGTCAACATCGACCAGTGCCAGATGGAGCTGGTGGTCATCAGACACGGGCGCTCCCTCGGGACGGCGTACCCCAAACTGCTCAGTAGCAACAGCAGACATGTGAGGCAGCACTCACACTGA
- the polr3b gene encoding DNA-directed RNA polymerase III subunit RPC2: MELLGGEFCDMTPQELAAPVNTVAEKWKLLPAFLKVKGLVKQHIDSFNYFINVEIKKIMKANEKITSDADPMWYLKYLNIYVGMPDVEESFNVTRPVSPHECRLRDMTYSAPITVDIEYTRGSQRIIRNALPIGRMPIMLRSSNCVLTGKTPMEFSKLNECPLDPGGYFIVKGQEKVILIQEQLSKNRIIVEQDRKGAVGASVTSSTHEKKSRTNMIVKQGRFYLRHNTLSEDAPIAIIFKGMGVESDQEIVQMIGTEEHVMASFAPSLEECQKAQIFTQTQALRYLGNKVRRQRMWGGPKKTKMEEARELLASLILTHVPVKEFNFRAKCIYLAVMVRRVILAQGDNKVDDRDYYGNKRLELAGQLLSLLFEDLFKKFNSELKKIADQIIPKQRAAQFDVVKHMRQDQITNGMVNAISTGNWSLKRFKMDRQGVTQVLSRLSFISALGMMTRISSQFEKTRKVSGPRSLQPSQWGMLCPSDTPEGEACGLVKNLALMTHITTDMEDGPIIKLAFNLGVEDVNLLCGEELSYPSVFLVFLNGNILGVIRDHHKLVNTFRLMRRAGFINEFVSISTNLTDRCVYISSDGGRLCRPYIIVKKGQPMVKNKHIEDLSQGYRTFEDFLHEGLVEYLDVNEENDCQIALYEHMINKDTTHLEIEPFTLLGVCAGLIPYPHHNQSPRNTYQCAMGKQAMGTIGYNQRNRIDTLMYLLAYPQRPMVKTKTIELIDFEKLPAGQNATVAVMSYSGYDIEDALVLNKASLDRGFGRCLVYKNAKCTLRRYTNQTFDKVMGPMLDAATRKPIWRHSILDADGICSPGERVENKQVLVNKSMPTVTQTPLEGSTQPGQPQYRDVPISYKGSTDSYIEKVMISSNAEDAFLIKILLRQTRRPEIGDKFSSRHGQKGVCGLIVPQEDMPFCDSGICPDIIMNPHGYPSRMTVGKLIELLAGKAGVLDGRFHYGTAFGGSKVKDVCEDLIRYGYNYQGKDYVTSGITGEPLEAYIYFGPVYYQKLKHMVLDKMHARARGPRAVLTRQPTEGRSRDGGLRLGEMERDCLIGYGASMLLLERLMISSDAFEVDVCGQCGLLGYSGWCHYCKSSCHVSSLRIPYACKLLFQELQSMNIIPRLKLSRYNE, translated from the exons ATGGAGCTGCTAGGAGGAGAGTTTTGTGACATGACTCCTCAGGAGCTGGCGGCTCCTGTCAACACTGTAGCG gAAAAATGGAAACTGCTACCGGCCTTCCTAAAG gtGAAGGGGCTGGTGAAGCAGCACATCGACTCGTTCAACTATTTCATCAATGTGGAG ataaagaaaataatgaaagcaaACGAGAAGATCACAAGTGATGCTGATCCCATGTGGTATCTCAA ATACCTCAATATTTACGTTGGCATGCCTGATGTTGAAGAAAGTTTCAATGTTACCAGACCGGTATCTCCTCATGAG TGTCGTCTCAGAGACATGACCTACTCAGCGCCCATCACAGTGGACATCGAGTACACTCGCGGCAGTCAGAGAATCATCCGTAATGCGCTGCCCATCGGAAG GATGCCGATCATGCTGCGAAGCTCAAATTGTGTCCTCACGGGGAAGACTCCCATGGAGTTTTCAAAACTTAACGAATGTCCTCTGGATCCAG GGGGTTATTTCATTGTAAAGGGTCAGGAGAAAGTCATTCTGATCCAAGAGCAGCTGTCCAAGAATCGAATCATCGTGGAGCAGGACAGGAAAGGAGCAGTCGGAGCCTCAGTTACCAG CTCCACTCatgagaagaaaagcagaactAACATGATCGTCAAACAAGGCAGGTTCTACCTGAGACACAACACTCTGTCAGAGGACGCCCCGATCGCCATCATATTCAAG GGTATGGGCGTAGAGAGTGACCAAGAGATCGTGCAGATGATCGGTACCGAGGAGCACGTCATGGCCAGCTTTGCCCCGAGCCTGGAGGAGTGTCAGAAGGCCCAGatcttcacacagacacag GCTCTGAGGTATCTCGGCAATAAAGTGCGGAGGCAGCGCATGTGGGGAGGCCCCAAGAAGACTAAGATGGAGGAGGCCAGAGAGCTTCTGGCATCTCTTATCCTCACACATGTGCCT GTGAAAGAATTTAACTTTCGGGCTAAGTGTATTTACCTCGCTGTGATGGTGCGGAGGGTGATCCTGGCTCAAGGGGACAACAAGGTGGACGACAGAGATTACTATGGCAACAAACGTCTGGAGTTGGCTGGACAG ctcctgtctctgctgtttgAAGATCTGTTTAAGAAGTTCAACTCTGAGCTGAAGAAAATCGCTGATCAGATCATCCCAAAGCAGAGAGCAGCGCAGTTTGACGTGGTGAAGCACATGCGGCAGGATCAGATCACTAACGGCATGGTCAACGCCATATCAACA GGCAACTGGTCTCTGAAAAGATTCAAGATGGACCGTCAGGGCGTCACCCAGGTCCTGTCTCGTCTCTCCTTTATTTCGGCTCTCGGCATGATGACCAGGATCTCCTCCCAGTTTGAGAAGACCAGGAAGGTCAGCGGGCCGCGCTCCCTGCAGCCGTCACAGTGGGGAATGTTGTGTCCGTCCGACACCCCTGAAGGAGAG GCGTGCGGTCTGGTGAAGAACTTGGCTCTGATGACCCACATCACCACCGACATGGAGGACGGTCCGATCATCAAACTGGCCTTTAACCTCGGGGTAGAAGACGTCAACCTGCTGTGCGGAGAGGAGCTCTCCTATCCGAGCGTCTTCCTCGTCTTCCTCAATG GTAACATTCTCGGTGTGATTCGAGATCATCATAAGCTGGTCAACACCTTCAGGCTGATGCGCAGGGCAGGTTTTATCAACGAGTTTGTGTCCATCTCCACAAACCTGACTGACCGCTGTGTCTACATCTCTTCTGATGGAGGCCGTCTCTGCAG GCCGTACATCATAGTGAAGAAGGGACAGCCaatggtgaaaaacaaacacattgaagATCTTTCACAAGGTTACAG AACTTTTGAAGACTTCCTGCATGAGGGCCTGGTGGAGTACCTGGATGTGAATGAGGAGAACGACTGTCAAATTGCCCTTTATGAACACATGATTAACAA agacacaacTCACCTGGAGATCGAGCCCTTCACACTGCTCGGGGTGTGTGCTGGCCTCATTCCCTACCCCCACCACAACCAGTCACCCAGGAACACATACCAATGTGCTATGGGCAAGCAGGCCATGG GTACTATCGGCTACAACCAGAGGAACCGTATCGACACGCTGATGTACCTGCTGGCGTATCCTCAGAGGCCgatggtaaaaacaaaaaccatcGAGTTGATCGACTTTGAGAAGCTGCCTGCTGGTCAGAACGCCACCGTGGCTGTGATGAGCTACAGCGGCTATGATATTGAGGATGCTCTGGTCCTCAACAAAGCCTCTCTAGACAGAG GTTTTGGTCGTTGCCTCGTCTATAAGAACGCCAAGTGCACGCTGCGGCGTTACACCAACCAGACCTTTGACAAGGTGATGGGGCCCATGCTGGATGCTGCCACACGAAAGCCCATCTGGAGGCACAGCATCCTGGATGCTGACGGCATCTGCTCCCCCG GTGAGAGGGTGGAGAACAAGCAGGTGTTGGTGAACAAGTCCATGCCAACTGTCACCCAGACACCACTGGAGGGCAGTACCCAGCCAGGCCAGCCCCAGTACAGAGACGTGCCCATCAG ctatAAGGGCTCGACAGACTCGTACATCGAGAAGGTCATGATCTCATCCAATGCTGAAGATGCTTTCCTCATCAAGATCCTCCTGAGGCAGACCAGGAGACCAGAGATCGGAGACAAATTCAGCAGTCGGCACGGACAGAAAg gtgtttgTGGCCTTATCGTTCCACAGGAGGACATGCCGTTTTGTGACTCGGGCATCTGTCCAGACATCATCATGAACCCTCACGGATACCCGTCCAGAATGACG GTGGGAAAGTTGATTGAACTGCTGGCGGGGAAGGCGGGAGTCCTGGACGGACGGTTTCACTACGGTACGGCCTTCGGAGGAAGCAAGGTGAAGGATGTGTGTGAGGATCTCATCCGATATGGTTACAACTACCAGGGCAAAGACTACGTCACCTCAGGAATCACCGG GGAACCTCTGGAGGCTTATATCTACTTTGGACCGGTGTATTATCAAAAACTGAAGCACATGGTCCTCGACAAGATGCATGCCAGAGCCCGAGGCCCCAGAGCTGTTCTCACCAG GCAGCCAACGGAGGGTCGCTCCAGAGATGGAGGTCTGCGTCTGGGAGAGATGGAACGTGATTGTCTAATCGGCTACGGAGCAAGCATGTTACTGCTGGAGCGCCTCATGATCTCCAGTGACGCCTTTGAGGTGGACGTGTGTGGACAGTGCGGCCTGTTGGGATACTCTGGGTG GTGTCACTACTGTAAGTCTTCCTGTCACGTTTCCTCCCTGCGTATCCCGTACGCCTGCAAGCTGCTGTTCCAGGAGCTACAGTCCATGAACATCATCCCCCGACTCAAACTGTCACGCTACAACGAGTGA